The Acropora muricata isolate sample 2 chromosome 7, ASM3666990v1, whole genome shotgun sequence genomic interval CAGAGCAATCGATACTTGCTGACGAACAACTGCAAAGAGAAGATTACTTGGCAAAGAAGGCCTTTGTCTTGCCTGATCAGGACTCGGATTCAGACAGTGCATTGCATAGGACAGCATGAGCGACACTTAAGTTTGATATGCAAAGAAACATTTGTCACTTAAGCTAGAGTGGGCCTTCAGCCCAAATACCCGCCAATCATTGCTACATTCCCGCCTGTTAAAAACTTTAGCTATATCCCAGGTATGctatccagaaaaaaaaaatgctgttataaaatttgaaatctggaatctggaatccggaatcctaaGCGTTAAATCAAAAAGAATGTCTGTACCTTACAGAGGCAATCAAAGTGCTCTTGCTTAACTAAGAGAAAGACGAGATTAACAGCATGGAAAATTCATTAAACCAAAAACTAACCTCCTCGACTGCATAAGAGTTTGCCACTGATCGTATCGGTTCTTGTCTATAGaattcaaagtaaacaaaaagaaaagtagTCAttcaaacacacacacacacacacctaACACACACAAAAGATATGCATAAGACATGGATGCAATGCTAAGAGCATTGACAAAGAAGATTCGCAGAATACTCTGACTAGTTGATTAATAAGTTGGCAGAATGAAGAACGTATAGATTACGTAAAATACAGCACACTTAAACTACACTCGATAAAAGCGCTGCAGAACCATCGAACTGTCAACCGattacacaaaaatttggtttatcaacggagttggtaatgtaaattgaccagtgtacagagattgaaaagctgacattttgagcgttagcccttcgtcagagcgaatagatgaattatgggtagtgtaaggttaatatacagaacaaggagctatgctattggtggaaactaggtaaggcgaaaaacaggaataaattaattgaatgaaaagcgttcgttgattccgtggggattaagggtgccgatttgaaaaatgaatctttgctcaaGGTTTTTGCGGCGGTCTGTGGTACcatgatgtagggaaaggccacAAATAGACATGTAAAATGccaccagtcgcgcgccattttaatctccgtaaccattctaaagaacacatgtctatctgtggcttttccctacatcagggtaccacagacagctgCAAAAACCTTGACCAACGATTCAattttttcaaatcggcacccttaatccccacagCATCAACGaatgcttttcattcaattaatttattcctgtttttcgcctaacctagtttccaccaatagcatagctccttctTCTGTATattaaccttacactacccataattcatctattcgctctgatgaagggctaacgctcaaaatgtcagcttttcaatctctgtatggaggtcaatttacattatcaactccgttgataaaccaaattttcatgtatcactcccccaccgacacagcaccacagtttcttcacaAACTAATCCCTTTACTTTTGTCAACCGATTAGGAAACCCAACTAGAGATCTCGAAAGGCGAACCATCATTTCCATGTCATTGTCTATGTCCAAAAATCAAGCGGtttccaaaagaaaaacaaaatcttttgagaaaaaaacaggTAGGTGcagcaataaataaaaaattacagttacctCTTCAAGTGAACTGGGAAACCACGCTGAAAAGTAGTTCATGCCAACTTTACTTACTGCATCTAGCGACCTGGGGCAAAAGATAGGCTGATCTGCATTACGCAGCTTAGATTCAGGTATGAAATGAAGACATTCTTCCTGCTGGCAACCTTTCTCGTGATGAGTAGTGCAATACTTGACAGTCCTCTCATGGCAACAAACTGGACAAATCGCCCCAGCTTGATATTTCATTCTCTTCAACCAACAAAACTTTTCACGGAAGCACTCAAGCAACAACATGAGCTGGTTCAAGACCTCACGAGCACAAAAAACTTCAAATTGATCTGCAGGCGAGTTGCCAAAATTTGTCTCCGAGTCGTCCTTCAACGAACGAACAATGACTTCAATCAAGGAGGAATGGCATAAGAGTACCACTGAACACTTTTCATCTTTAGTGTAAAATCTGGCGAACTTCTTATACAGGTGAGGGTCCTCTGTGCTCCAAAAGTCCTTTCCCCCCCACTGAAGGAATTGAACCACAAGTCGTGGAAACAGATTGGATAGAGAATGACCAGATTCAAATTTGATGAAAAGGGAGGGTAGTCTTGCCGAGGTAATCAACTCGTGGATGTCCTGTGGTGGATGCCATCTTAACATGGACGGCACCAAATATTTCTTACTAAATGGCTCATCAGATGAAGGCCAAGAGCACAACAAGCTGAAATTCTCCATCATTGCGATGAGGCTTTCAAAGGTGTCATGTTCTTTGGCCAATGAACCCCACATATGCTTGAGGAGTTTTTCTTCCAGGATTCCTTCTCTTTCAAGCTTAACCCACAAATCCTTAAAGCCTTTTTCCATATGATCAAAACGCTTAACAGTTATTACCTTCTTGAAAACATCGATCAACCACTGGGGATCCAAAACAACTAATTTGTTTAGCTTATCAGTGCCATCAAAATGTATTATAATTCTCTGATCGTGCAAAAAGTCAAGAACTGTTTTAAACTCTTGATCGTCATGAATTTGACAGACTTCGGAGGCGATCTGTCTGGCATAGTCAAAAGAGATCCTTTTAGGGCCCTTATTCATTAAGGCAATTAGTGCTTTTTCATACCTTAACCACTTGATTGGGATATATTCATTCCTATGTGGTAGCTCCTCGATTACatctaaaatacattttctcaAACGCTGCACTTCTGAGCACTCCTTTTGCATACCTGATTTCGTGTTATCCACTACAAACACACCATCGTATAGCTGTTTGTTATATGGTTTTGTTTCCAAGGAACCGTACAAACTCCTGGCCAGTTCAGAAGGATCTTTTCCACCAAAAGGTTTGTCAGAATGCGTACACACCAAGATGACAGGAGGAAGTGTCTTTGGCAGTACTGTGTATGTTGAAGCTGAGTACAAATTGTGATCTTCAATTTGACTGGATTGTGAGGAAACTGAGGTCATCCAGTAGTCTAGATAGTCGAAGTTAGTTTTCGTACACGACTTCTCTTCAATATTCTTGAAGATTCCTTGCTTTTCCACGGGCTGTGCAATTTCCTCAGGATCCCGGCTTAGGTCATAAACCAAAAGGTACACTGCCCTTGACGTCAGAAAGAGTTGATGGGTCTCATAATAAACCGATTCTCCGGCGAAATCCCACAGAACTGAATAGAGGTAATCCTCACTTTCCATCTTGTCAACTCTGTCTCTCAGTTCCCTAATCAACGTTTCTATCTCCCTGGGTATCATTTCCGAGGAAACGTTATCTCTAGCTTTCGTCTCTTTCTGATAATTATCTGTGGTTTGAAAGGCTTGACTGAAACCATCGGCGTGTGCAACACCGGATAACCTCGAAGAATCTGTATAATCTTCTACTGTTTCAATTTGTGTAGTTGAAAACGAATCTACAGACAAGCCAGCATGACCAGGATTGATTGCAGGGGACAGATCTGCAAGGATCTCACTGCTTTCACTTACACTGTGAGCCTCGGTGGAGGTTGCGGGCGATGTTTTGAGAACTTTCTCTGGGTCAACAATCTTCTCTTCAGAACTCAATTCTTGTTCATGTCTTAGATTTTCAAAGACTACGCGAGCTACACGATGTTCAAAAGTAATAGccatttcttctttgtttgctGCTTGATCATTCTTCCCTGCCTTCCAAATCTCGGTGGTTACTTTGAAGTGTGATGGATCAACATCTATcccgtcagtgctattttcttctGGGTTGAATCGTAATCCCTGTAGTGACTTCTTTAGGCTGGTTTTTCCTGAACGGTCCTGTCCAATGAACATAATCGGAATCCTTTTTAGACGAGTTTTTCCTTCTGTAAGAGCTTTGTTATAAGCCCGCAATGCCCTAGGACCACGTAGACTGATTTCAAGAGGAGTGACTGCAAAGGTAACGAATCAGACCTTATTAAGACATAGAGATTCAGAGTTCCTACTAGTATATTTTTTGGTTTAGAACAagactttttttaatttacgtAGTTTATCGGGATTAACCCTCCTAAGAATTAGACTTGCACCCCGGAGTTCTTAGGTGCAATGATCCCTGACTCCCAGATGACCAtgacacattaaaaaaaaaacaaaacaaaaaaaaacaagcctATTCCTCTATCCTCTTTTTTTATCGCTAACTCTGATTTTCACAGGTACTCTACTGGGCGAAAAGACAACCTGCACATCTGTTCTCACAGATACTCATTTTCAGTTCGAGTACAAAGCCCGAAAATTTGGAATAACCTTCCTCTCCCTCTGCGCAATTCATTAACTAGCCCAAATTATGGACAAAAACTAAAAGATTATTTCCCCTCATTATGAATTTATTGAGATCTAACACTAGTctgttttcttattattttttctaaCTTTATAACAGCTACTATTGTATTTCTCcttgttttgtttctctttgtcATGAATAGAAAGGAATGTTGATTGTGATACTGCTTccaagccattttaaaacataaacaaatagTCTGTGTAATAGGGAGAAAGCTGTTTCCTACTTcgaatatctctttttgttccagagattaTCCAGTACTTAAAACTATGTAAATTAGCCAAGTGATCACATAATAAACTCTaccaaattttgatcagctATGATGacaaaaagatatctcagccaatttgtatcagctaaatgcttgattctttgcagtaagattctactacaGGTGCTCCACAACACAAGGATGACCAAGAGGTGCTGTGACTAAGGCCAGTTAAGGCACGATAACTTGGACAATTTTACGGGCTTGCCGAAATAAAAGGGCTCGGTTGTAGAATTATAACTTGATTTTATTCCATTAATCTTCTTCGTGCCGTAAACTGAAATTTGGTTAACGTATAATAGGTATAAGCTACTTGAAAACAACTTAAGGTCCATGTGGTAATTCACACTTGACTGATATTCTAACTATGAAATCTAACGGTACTATACCTGCAAAtaaatttcaagtaaaacaACAAGTAATTCTTTCTCTGCCGTGGCTATTAAGCCGAAGCCAATGCCTGGAAAGCTAAATGACTTAAGCTAACAATTACGAGGAACAAGGTCAACAATCACATATCAGTCCTTCGCTTGCCTCTGAAGGAGAACTACTTGAAACCTAAGTCTTGTTTGATGTTATCCTTTAAAGCGTATGTTCGTGGTGAAGGCACGAAGGTTACTGACTTTGAAACAGGCTATGTGATGAGACTATCAggcttatatttttctttgatgttTGAAGTGTGGTTAGACAAATCATCAAGCGTTCATGACATGGCCCAAGAGTTGTGCTATTCTTTTATTGCAAACACTTTCCAATCTTTGTTGGTGTTCTGAGTCTGCCACACCCCGCTATCGCTCTTTTAATTTGTGTGTGAAAAATATGTCTACCTTCTGATGGTCCTCAGAACTTTTCTCCAACCTAAGCAACCGTTTATGAGAAAATTTAAGTTGCTATAAGAAAATCTTGCCGCTGTTATTGTTCCTAATATTAGTAATCCGGTATGTGTATACTACCCAGAAGTCGGGAAAATTACCCGGTTGTGAACGCGATTTTTTTCGGCTGATAGGCAATACCTCTTTCtccaaaatgtttttcaaagTTGTCAGAAGATATTATTTACTTCCTTCGCTTGTTTACATCCTCATTGCCATCTTACCTGAACTGAAAGGATTGTAAGTACTCCATTCAGAGCGACGATCGCATCGCTCAATTTGCAGACTCAATGAGCAACGGTTTTTGTACTTTATGCATACAAAATAATGAATGCCAAATTGCGTATCTCTGACGGTTGATATATTATTGCTTTCAAATGTcggcaaaaacaaagaaagatgaTTATGACGCCATTGGTATCATGAAATTTCTTAAGTCTACCGAAAGAAACATGCTACATTCTAAGGAATCAAGTTACATAGCTGAAAGAAGCTCGATTAACTCCGCTACAGAATCTGTGCAAATCAATGACAGCACAGAGTCACAGCAATTTATTGGCTTGCAAAAAAGAAGACTCTAAACCAGAAGCTGATCCCCCTTCTCGAGCTCCTTGAAATCTTGGAGTTAGCAAACTTAAGTACTTTCAGCACAGATCCAGACCATCTGAGCGAGAAATGTTCATTACTCTCGAAAAAAGCATTCAAGAAATCATCCTCTAAAGAATCAGAAGGGCAAACCTCTTTTGCCGCAGCTGCTTATCTTCATGAAGTATGTGAACCCAGACACGGAAGTGGTTAAGACGATGACCAAGTGCATAGATGACCCGCGTGGTGCCAATGCTGAGGTGATCACTGACCATATATTTGATACGTTGAAAGATTGCAACTTAGAAGTCAGATATTTAAAGTCATGTGTCAGTGATAGTGTCAGTCTCATGACTGAGGAACAAAATGGTGTAGCAGCAAGATTGAAACGTGTCAACAGCCTTCCTTAACTTCCACTTTATCTGCCACAGATTAGCAATCGCATGTGCTGACATTGGAGACAGTATTAAGTACATTGTGAAGGTGGAAAGCCTCCTAAAGGAAACGTTGAAAGTTTTTGAGAACTATCCTAAGCACAACAGtatttttattgaagttcaaaCTGAACTTAAGGATGTCGCCTTAACAGAAAGAGCAAAGAAGATTGTTGGCAAGAAAATCAGAAAGGCTTGTCAAACCCGTTGGTTGTCCTTGGAGCAGAGAGTGAACAATGTGTTTGAAACCCCTGCTGCCTCGTTACCCACCTTTCAGGAGCTCAAGAAGGATGCTCTTGCTGCCGGACTCCTGAAGGAGATGAAAACGGTGAAGTTTCTGGGGACCATTTACATCCTGAAAGAGGTGGTGCCATGTCTGACTACTTTGAGTAAGAGATTTCAAGCTGGAGCCCTAGACTTCTCACATGCAGGACCGACAATTAATCACACTAAGTAGCCAGTCACCTTTGAAGAATctacaagaaaacaaagccagaAGGACGATTGGGTACCTAGAGTTGACCATGACCGACAACGACAAGAAAATTCTTGGCAACCTTATTTCCACATACTTATCAGGCCTGGCAAAGAATATCACCAGTCGCTTCAATGATTGCTTATCCATTTTGTCTACGTCCTGTTGCTCTGCCAAAACCCACTTTGCCTGAATTCAAGGAGTATGACGAAGAAATCAAGATCCTGCCTGATCATATCTTTTTTCAGGGAAATGGAAGACAAAAAAGTCTCTAAAGCACTACTTAAAGCAGAGTGGGCTAAATTCAAATTTGACCTAAACGCTTGGAAAAGTCTCGTCCCTCTATCAACAGCGCGAGGAAGCAGTGAAAAGAGTGCCCCTATCCCATTAAAGTGAGTTTTGCAGCGAGTTGTTAAGATGAAATCTGAGTATGGATATCCTATTCACTCATTGTCTAGCTGGCAGAAGTTACCCTTTCTGCACCAATCACCAATGCTTGGCCAGAAAGGGGTGCAACTGAGATTAAAAGGATCAAAACACGACTGAGAAACAGCCTGAAGAATGAAATGCTCATTACTAAATGTGTCAATAAAAGGGCCAGTTTTTCAACGCCAAAAGCAAAAGAAGTAGTCAAGACAGCAGTTGCAAATTGcctgcaaaagaaaaactgCAGACTACAGAAGCCTCCTATTTCTACCAACAAGGACACCACCTCAGCAGCTATCCTGAAACCTATTTTGGTTGACCAAGGCACCCAGTGGGATTCCCCTGCTGCCCCATTGAGTGCAGAGCAATCGAAACTTGCTGACGAACAACTGTAAAGAGAAGTGTACTTGGCAAAGAAGGCCTTCGTCTTGCCTGATCAGGACTCGGATTCAGACAGTGCATTGCAGAGGACAGCATGAGCGACACTTAAGTTTGATATGCAAAGAAACATTTGTCACTTAAGCTAGAGTGGGCCTTCAGCCCAAATACCCGCACATCATTGCTACATTCCTGCCTGTTAAAAACCTTAGCTATATCCCTGGTATGctatgcagaaaaaaaaaatgcgcttATAAAATTTGGAATCTGGAATCTGGAATCCTAAGCGTTAAATCAAAAAGAATGTCTGTACCTTACAGAGGCAATCAAAGTGCTCTTGCTTAACTGAGAGAAAGACGAGATTAACGGCATGGAAAATTCATTAAACCAAAACTAACCTCTTCGACTGCATAAGAGTTTGGCACTGATCGCATCGGTTGTTGTCTATAGaattcaaagtaaacaaaaaaaaagtagtcattcaaacacacacacacacaaaagaTATGCATAAGACATGGATGCAGTGCTGAGAGCCTTGACAGAGGAGATTCGCATAATACTCTGACTAGTTCATTAACAAGTTAGAAGAATAAAGAACGCATAGATTATGTAAAGTACAGCACACTTAAACTACACTCGATAAAAGCGCTGCAGGACAATGAACTATCAACTGATTAGACCCGGCATTTGAAGAGACCCAACTACAGATCTCGAAAGGCAAACTATCATCTTACCGTCACTTCCAGGTCCATTTCCAAAAAGcattttccaaaagaaaaaagtagaAATCTTTCGGGGAAAAACACAGGTAGGAGCaagaataaataaaaattacagttacctCTTCACGTAAACTGGGAAACCACACTGAAAAGTCGTTCATGCCAACTTTATCTACTGCACCAGGCGACCTGGTGCAAGTGACAGGCTGATTTGCATTACGCAGTTCAGATTCAGGTATGAAATGAAGACATTCGTCCCGCTCGCAATTGTACTTGAGATGAGTAGTGCAATACTTGACAATCCTTTCATGGCAACAAACACGACAAATCACCCCAGCTTGATACTTCATTCTCTTCAACCAAATAAAATCTTTACAAAAGCAATCCAGCAAAAACATGAGCTGTCCGAAGATCTCACGAGCAAGCAAAACTTCAAGTGAATCGCATTGATCTGCGGGCAAGTTACCTAAAATTGCCTCCAAGTCGTCCTTCAGCGAAGGATCATTCCCTCCATGAACAACGACTTCAATCAAGGAAGAATGGCATAAGAGTACCACTGAACACTTTTGGCTTTTAGTGTACAATCTGGCGAAATTCTTAAACAGCCGAGGATTCTCTGTACTCCAAAATTTATTTCTCCCCCACTGAAGGAATTGAACTACAAGTCGTGGAAACAGATTGGATAGAGAATGACCAGATTCAAATTTGATGAAAAGGGAGGGTAGTCTTGCCGAGGTAATCAACTCGTGGATGTCCTGTGGTGGATGCCATCTTAACATGGACGGCACCAAATATTTCTTACTAAATGGCTCATCAGATGAAGGCCAAGAGCACAACAAGCTGAAATTCTCCATCATTGCGATGAGGCTTTCAAAGGTGTCATGTTCTTTGGCCAATGAACCCCACATATGCTTGAGGAGTTTTTCTTCCAGGATTCCTTCTCTTTCAAGTTTATCCCACAAATCCTTAAAGCCTTTCTCCATACCATCAAAACGCTTAACAGTTATTACCTTCTTAAAAACATCGATCAACCACTGGGGATCCAAAACAACTAATTTGTTTAGCTCATCAGTGCCATCAAAATGTATTATAATTCTCTGATCGTGCAAAAAGTCCAGAACTGTTACAAACTCTTGTTCGTCATGAATTTGACATACTTCGGAGGCGATCTGTCTAGCGTGCTCAAAAGTGATCTTTTTATGGCCCTCATCCAGTACGACCTTTAGCGCTTTTTCATACTTTAACCACTTGATTGGGATATATTCATTCGTATGTTGTAGGTCCTTGATTACATCTAAAATACTTTTTCTCAAATGCTGCACTTCTGGGCAGTGCATTTCCATACCTGATTTAGTGTTATCCACTACAAACACCTTATCATATAGCTGTGTGCTATATGGTTTTGTTGCCAAGGAACCGTACAATTTAATGGCCAGATCAGAAGGATTTTCTCCACCAAAAGGTTTGTCAGAATGCGTGCACACCAAGAGGACAGGAGGCGGTATCAGTTTCTTTGGCACAACTGTGGATGTTGAGGCCGAGGGCAAATCGTGATCTTCAATCCAATTGGATTGTGAGGAAACTGAGGTCATCCAGTAGTCTAGATAGTCGCGGTTCATACAAAACGTCTCTTTACTTTTCTCAAAGACTCCTCGCCTTTGCACGGGCTCTGCAATTTCCTCAGGATTCTGGCTTAGGTCATAAACCAAAAGGTAGACTGCCCTTGAAGTCAGAAAGAGTTGATGGGTCTCATAATAAACTGATTCTCCAGCGAAATCCCAGAAAACTGAATAGAGGTAGTCATCACTTTCCATCTTGTCAACTCTATCTCCCAGTTCCCTTATCAACGTTTCTATCTCTTTAGATATTACTCCAGAGGAAACATTGCTATCTCTAACTTTCGTCTCTGTCTGATAATTATCTTTGGTTTGAAAGACTCGACTGCCACCATCGGCATGTGCAACACCAGATGAGTTTGAAGAATCTGCACAAGAATCTACTGTTTCAGAAGTCAATTCTTGTTGCCTTAGATTTTCAAAAACTACGCGAGCTACACGTTGCTCAAAAGAAATAGCCATTTCCTCTTTGTTTGCTGCTTGATCCTTCTTCCCTGCCTTCCAAATCTCGGTGGTTACTTTGAAGTGCGATGGATCAACATCTATCCCGTCAGTGCTCTTTTCTTCTGGGTTGAATCGTAATCCCTGTAGTGACTTCTTAAGGCTGGTTTTTCCTGAACGGTCCTGTCCAATCAACATAATGGGAATCCTTTTTAGACGAGTTTTTCCTTCTGTAAGAGCCTTGTTATAAGCCTCCAATGCCCTAGGTCCACGTAGATTGATTTCAGGAGGAGTAACTGCAAAGGTAACGAATAAGACCttattaaaacaaaagagattCAGAGATTCCTATTAGTATATTTTTTGGTTTAgaagaagattttttttttaaatttacttaGTTTAAAGGGATTAAGTTGCCTAGAAATTAGACTTGCACCCCAGACTTCTTAGGTGCAAGTATCCCTGACTACCAGATGACCATAACCGGAGCTCTACTGTGTCATTACCAGTTGCGCTCCTCGACtgattaaaaaaattggttCTTCCCCATACCAACTGGGATTTAAAGAATTGTTTGTCTTCATTCCTATCGGTTGCGTAATGTTGACTAATttttttcaacatgttttttgtctgttttgttttttttttcttcagtgttcCTACGGAGTTCGCTGAGGGCTTAAAGttacgattttttttctttgagtatAGCTATCTAATGTTTAAAACTTCCTTGATCCCTTGGGTTTAGTGAACTTAGCTTGATTTTATTCTGCTTGTTTCTTGGACTTCAAAAGACAGTGCATTATGACTGTATTTTTTGCCAAAGGTGCGGTCAACCATTTGGCCAGAAAATTTTAGCAAGTTGCCCAAATTTTTAGGAAACAGACGGAAAAAACGAGGGTCTGATGCACTAACATAGGCCTACATACTTTGGTACCTAAGAGATAGTCATGCTGCTTCAAATTCTGctgatagtgacatattttaagccGTGACTCATCTACCTGCACGTTCTAAGACTTActgtaacctttatttcttaaagcagcgattgaagagcacccttcccacctcaaatgatattctgtccgagcactggattTGGGGGGttgaaattaatgtttaaaTCTCTGACGGGTCTTAAGATGTTAGTTTTCAAGGAACCCGGTTCTCCAACTGCCGTTTctatgaataattattgcaaaattaGGTATAAACAAACAAGTCAGGGCTTAAAATTTCTGTGCCTTTTACCCTTACTTTATTTCTCGCTATATGACCGTTGGCTAAATAACTGTCTAATAAACAATTTATGTTAGGTAGGAAATTTTCAATATGcctcatgtgatttattatttgcgctctcactccagtataatatatttgtttacctGTTACAGCGTAAAATAATCctagaaaaagacaatttccatcacctagtTTTTTAATGAGCTTTGAAGGTGTGCCAAGTGGCTTAGCGAGCTTTTAACAATGTTTTACAGCTAATGGCGAGGTGTGGCAAGGga includes:
- the LOC136922704 gene encoding uncharacterized protein isoform X2; the encoded protein is MDDQDGNGRDISYDWPFQSMRHASYKNILPLLGSDFELGEIKENEQRTHIELGEMKERTNIQLGEMKDVREANGVPQDGLGDDKIVTPPEINLRGPRALEAYNKALTEGKTRLKRIPIMLIGQDRSGKTSLKKSLQGLRFNPEEKSTDGIDVDPSHFKVTTEIWKAGKKDQAANKEEMAISFEQRVARVVFENLRQQELTSETVDSCADSSNSSGVAHADGGSRVFQTKDNYQTETKVRDSNVSSGVISKEIETLIRELGDRVDKMESDDYLYSVFWDFAGESVYYETHQLFLTSRAVYLLVYDLSQNPEEIAEPVQRRGVFEKSKETFCMNRDYLDYWMTSVSSQSNWIEDHDLPSASTSTVVPKKLIPPPVLLVCTHSDKPFGGENPSDLAIKLYGSLATKPYSTQLYDKVFVVDNTKSGMEMHCPEVQHLRKSILDVIKDLQHTNEYIPIKWLKYEKALKVVLDEGHKKITFEHARQIASEVCQIHDEQEFVTVLDFLHDQRIIIHFDGTDELNKLVVLDPQWLIDVFKKVITVKRFDGMEKGFKDLWDKLEREGILEEKLLKHMWGSLAKEHDTFESLIAMMENFSLLCSWPSSDEPFSKKYLVPSMLRWHPPQDIHELITSARLPSLFIKFESGHSLSNLFPRLVVQFLQWGRNKFWSTENPRLFKNFARLYTKSQKCSVVLLCHSSLIEVVVHGGNDPSLKDDLEAILGNLPADQCDSLEVLLAREIFGQLMFLLDCFCKDFIWLKRMKYQAGVICRVCCHERIVKYCTTHLKYNCERDECLHFIPESELRNANQPVTCTRSPGAVDKVGMNDFSVWFPSLREETTTDAISAKLLCSRRVTPLEISLRGPRALRAYNKALTEGKTRLKRIPIMFIGQDRSGKTSLKKSLQGLRFNPEENSTDGIDVDPSHFKVTTEIWKAGKNDQAANKEEMAITFEHRVARVVFENLRHEQELSSEEKIVDPEKVLKTSPATSTEAHSVSESSEILADLSPAINPGHAGLSVDSFSTTQIETVEDYTDSSRLSGVAHADGFSQAFQTTDNYQKETKARDNVSSEMIPREIETLIRELRDRVDKMESEDYLYSVLWDFAGESVYYETHQLFLTSRAVYLLVYDLSRDPEEIAQPVEKQGIFKNIEEKSCTKTNFDYLDYWMTSVSSQSSQIEDHNLYSASTYTVLPKTLPPVILVCTHSDKPFGGKDPSELARSLYGSLETKPYNKQLYDGVFVVDNTKSGMQKECSEVQRLRKCILDVIEELPHRNEYIPIKWLRYEKALIALMNKGPKRISFDYARQIASEVCQIHDDQEFKTVLDFLHDQRIIIHFDGTDKLNKLVVLDPQWLIDVFKKVITVKRFDHMEKGFKDLWVKLEREGILEEKLLKHMWGSLAKEHDTFESLIAMMENFSLLCSWPSSDEPFSKKYLVPSMLRWHPPQDIHELITSARLPSLFIKFESGHSLSNLFPRLVVQFLQWGGKDFWSTEDPHLYKKFARFYTKDEKCSVVLLCHSSLIEVIVRSLKDDSETNFGNSPADQFEVFCAREVLNQLMLLLECFREKFCWLKRMKYQAGAICPVCCHERTVKYCTTHHEKGCQQEECLHFIPESKLRNADQPIFCPRSLDAVSKVGMNYFSAWFPSSLEETRTDTISGKLLCSRGVPGEDFGELLSSYPEDKPPQLSVTLKETSDIQVISKDLNDDDHLPIDILLVTVEDCEFLSCLPFLDLHFKSYVSEIGYVYFGCMGGSFCHEKLKVGLMRCSKGSTVPLGPFPKVQIAMRILQPKAVVSVGFCTSLVPEKVKMGDVVIPSKLIFAEGSFHVPVSPRFSGLVQDAPYGWVAPLKNPGELEFKIHRDGDILSQSLTGKLRSDILEQYPGAVASETECKDVYSAGHLTSTEWLVVKGVASYSHQSESATSDWMNFASTMAASVVAKMLNDPRVFLEWPRCSQGNQEKTSEQTATIKGWCHIL